The following are from one region of the Luteimonas sp. MC1572 genome:
- a CDS encoding AAA family ATPase — translation MKLHRIRIEQFRKFNQAIEIAGLEDGLNVLHGPNEAGKSTIASALRTLFLEKHNTGGGEFTSLLSPVGAGNAAPTVEAEFSLLGQECQASKTFLVRPRARLTIGTESWEGGDADKQLASRLGFGLSGAGASRAATRGIPGLLWIEQGSASALEEPVTHAEASLAERLKSIMGDIASTSGGRLAVALRAELGKLRTATGRSTGILDAAEKALAASAERRDALLATSREYQTLTDRLSRDLAEQGRLTAERHWESLERERRAAESQLAELQPQQRDLDASRQRLRELNARITSLHTQAEDRTRELALLAAQRTTLKQLREQQNHETQAMQRADENRSTARAALGAARQQHEAAQACQQRLSLQAEIQRCGDDIVAVDGTLAKAQAFQAALVGLREQSGAVRLSTADLARFEQLDRELRETRIQREAIATRVVFRLGEGQRIDLGTSGVLEGTGSLLITDPLTLHLPGLGEIEIAPGGEDIARLAEQSSRLEDALTTLGASLGVSGLAEAQARCSRHQELEREIELKDVECSALLGGSEVSAWQARLADLRGRQQDQQQVLARLPELQVELSLDDARHAREEAEVALTACEEQFELNRRSIVEAGLECEGLQGRIKAATDRLEGEAADSAAQSAARELLEAVARRDGLQEKIGAAEAKLAALRPEDLEADVQRLQLAIDLVNKQRSTLHEAITAARAKLETLGADGLDEKLAGAEIEVENLGKRLAHYRLRADALGLLCSRLGARQEEAIQRLYAPLRVKLDHYLRQLFPANQVTVDIDKLRPSSIARDNAALGFEQHSHGTREQLGVIARFAYADLLKEAGQPTLIVLDDALVHSDEARRQQMKRILHDASLRHQILLFTCHPEHWRDAGARVLIDVAGLYDAAA, via the coding sequence ATGAAGCTGCACCGCATCCGCATCGAACAGTTCCGCAAGTTCAACCAGGCGATCGAGATCGCCGGGCTGGAAGACGGCCTCAACGTCCTGCACGGGCCCAACGAGGCGGGCAAGAGCACCATCGCCTCTGCGTTGCGGACCCTTTTCCTGGAGAAGCACAACACCGGTGGTGGGGAATTCACCAGTCTGCTTTCGCCGGTTGGCGCGGGCAATGCGGCGCCAACCGTCGAGGCCGAATTCAGTCTACTGGGGCAGGAGTGCCAGGCCAGCAAGACCTTCCTCGTCAGGCCGCGTGCACGCCTGACCATCGGCACCGAGAGTTGGGAGGGTGGCGATGCCGACAAGCAGCTTGCCAGCCGGCTTGGGTTCGGGCTGTCGGGCGCAGGCGCGAGCCGTGCGGCAACGCGCGGCATTCCCGGCCTGCTGTGGATCGAGCAAGGCTCGGCTTCGGCGTTGGAAGAGCCGGTGACGCACGCAGAAGCGTCCCTCGCCGAGCGCCTCAAAAGCATTATGGGCGACATCGCAAGCACGTCAGGCGGAAGGCTTGCCGTGGCCTTGCGCGCCGAGCTGGGCAAGCTGCGCACCGCGACGGGAAGATCCACCGGCATCCTGGATGCCGCCGAGAAGGCGCTCGCCGCCTCTGCCGAGCGCCGCGATGCCTTGCTGGCAACCAGCCGCGAATACCAGACACTGACCGACCGCCTGAGCCGCGACCTGGCCGAACAGGGCCGGCTGACGGCCGAGCGGCATTGGGAAAGCTTGGAGCGCGAAAGGCGCGCGGCCGAGTCGCAGCTTGCCGAGCTGCAGCCGCAGCAGCGCGATCTGGACGCCAGTCGCCAGAGATTGCGCGAGCTCAACGCACGCATCACCAGCCTGCATACGCAGGCCGAGGACCGGACCAGGGAGCTGGCACTGCTGGCCGCCCAGCGCACGACACTGAAGCAGTTGCGCGAACAACAGAACCACGAGACGCAAGCGATGCAGCGCGCGGACGAAAACCGGAGCACGGCACGCGCGGCCCTTGGTGCTGCGCGCCAGCAGCACGAGGCCGCCCAGGCATGCCAGCAGCGTCTGTCCCTGCAGGCCGAAATCCAGCGCTGTGGGGACGACATCGTTGCCGTCGACGGCACGCTGGCCAAGGCCCAGGCGTTTCAGGCCGCGCTGGTGGGGCTGCGCGAGCAGTCCGGCGCGGTGCGCCTGTCCACGGCGGACCTCGCCCGGTTCGAGCAGCTCGACCGCGAGCTGCGCGAGACCCGCATCCAGCGCGAGGCCATTGCCACGCGCGTGGTGTTCCGGTTGGGCGAAGGCCAGCGCATCGACCTTGGCACCAGCGGCGTGCTCGAAGGTACGGGCAGCCTGCTGATCACCGATCCGCTGACCCTGCATCTGCCGGGGCTGGGCGAAATCGAGATCGCGCCCGGCGGTGAAGACATCGCCAGGCTGGCGGAGCAGTCCAGCCGCCTTGAGGACGCACTGACCACGCTGGGCGCCAGCCTCGGCGTGTCCGGTCTGGCCGAAGCGCAGGCCCGCTGCAGCCGGCACCAGGAGCTGGAGCGCGAGATCGAGTTGAAGGACGTGGAGTGCAGCGCGCTGCTCGGCGGTTCGGAGGTCTCGGCCTGGCAGGCCAGGCTGGCGGACCTGCGCGGGCGTCAGCAGGACCAGCAGCAGGTGCTGGCCCGGTTGCCGGAGCTGCAGGTCGAGCTGTCGCTGGACGATGCGAGGCATGCCAGGGAAGAAGCCGAGGTTGCGCTGACGGCCTGCGAGGAACAGTTCGAGCTCAACCGCCGCAGCATTGTAGAAGCTGGCCTGGAGTGCGAAGGCCTGCAGGGGCGGATCAAGGCGGCGACGGACCGGCTGGAAGGCGAGGCCGCGGACAGCGCAGCGCAGTCAGCGGCGCGCGAGTTGCTGGAGGCCGTTGCCCGCCGTGATGGCTTGCAGGAAAAGATCGGCGCGGCCGAGGCCAAGCTTGCAGCGCTGCGGCCGGAGGACCTGGAAGCGGACGTGCAGCGTCTGCAACTGGCGATCGATCTGGTCAACAAGCAGCGCAGCACGCTGCACGAGGCAATTACGGCGGCGAGGGCCAAGCTGGAAACGCTGGGTGCCGACGGCCTGGATGAAAAGCTGGCGGGCGCGGAAATCGAGGTCGAGAACCTGGGCAAGCGCCTGGCGCACTACCGGTTGCGTGCCGATGCGCTGGGCCTGTTGTGCAGCCGTCTGGGCGCCCGGCAAGAGGAGGCGATACAGCGCCTGTATGCGCCGCTGCGGGTCAAGCTGGACCACTACCTGCGGCAGCTGTTCCCGGCCAACCAGGTGACGGTGGACATCGACAAGCTGCGCCCCAGTTCGATCGCACGGGACAATGCGGCGCTGGGTTTCGAGCAGCACAGTCATGGCACCCGCGAGCAGCTGGGGGTGATTGCCCGCTTTGCCTATGCGGACCTGTTGAAGGAGGCCGGCCAGCCGACGTTGATCGTGCTGGACGATGCGCTGGTGCACAGCGACGAGGCGCGGCGGCAGCAGATGAAGCGGATCCTGCACGACGCCTCGCTAAGGCACCAGATCCTGCTGTTTACCTGTCATCCGGAGCATTGGCGGGATGCCGGGGCGCGGGTGCTGATTGACGTGGCGGGACTGTACGACGCCGCTGCATGA
- a CDS encoding DNA repair exonuclease codes for MKFIHTADWQIGRQYGFKAADDSPDPSAAMQQARFDAVARIAALATAEEVDAVLVAGDVFDKQGLSDVSLRRVIHAMEGFTGLWILLPGNHDAALAESVWSRLQRLDVVSSNVSILTTPEAVEFAELGFAVLPAPLTQRQTHTDLSEWFDTAQTAPGLLRIGLAHGSVAGILPESADSANPIAPDRAATARLDYLALGDWHGTKRVDERTWYSGTPEQDRFKDNDSGNVLVVEISGPGSVPLVTSRRIGRFRWQEPGVEINGAPDILQFAAELQALDQDCVVRCHVAGMIDLAGNGQLRQVIEAAQARAHVLEVDTAHLRLEPSDADVQAMRIDGVVAELVDELRTLQEDPDQAATANEALKLLFDQLQQQGASA; via the coding sequence ATGAAGTTCATCCACACCGCCGACTGGCAGATCGGCCGCCAGTACGGTTTCAAGGCCGCCGATGACAGCCCGGATCCGTCCGCGGCCATGCAGCAGGCCCGCTTCGATGCGGTGGCCCGCATTGCCGCGCTGGCCACAGCGGAAGAGGTGGACGCGGTGCTGGTGGCCGGCGATGTCTTCGACAAGCAGGGCCTGTCGGATGTTTCCCTGCGTCGGGTGATCCACGCGATGGAAGGCTTCACGGGCCTGTGGATCCTGCTGCCTGGCAATCACGATGCAGCGCTCGCGGAAAGCGTGTGGAGCCGGCTGCAGCGTCTCGATGTGGTTTCGTCGAACGTGTCCATATTGACCACGCCGGAGGCCGTCGAATTCGCCGAGCTGGGCTTTGCCGTGTTGCCGGCCCCGCTGACCCAGCGCCAGACCCACACCGACCTGAGCGAGTGGTTCGATACGGCGCAGACGGCACCAGGCCTGCTGCGTATCGGCCTGGCCCATGGCAGCGTTGCCGGCATTCTTCCGGAAAGTGCCGACTCGGCCAATCCGATCGCACCGGACCGAGCCGCCACCGCACGTCTGGATTACCTGGCCTTGGGCGACTGGCACGGCACCAAGCGCGTCGACGAGCGCACCTGGTACAGCGGCACCCCGGAACAGGATCGCTTCAAGGACAACGATTCGGGCAACGTGCTGGTCGTGGAGATCTCCGGCCCGGGCAGCGTGCCCTTAGTGACGTCACGGCGTATCGGCCGCTTTCGCTGGCAGGAGCCCGGCGTTGAGATCAACGGCGCGCCTGACATTCTGCAGTTTGCCGCCGAGTTGCAGGCGCTGGACCAGGATTGCGTGGTCCGCTGCCATGTCGCCGGCATGATCGACCTGGCCGGCAATGGCCAGTTGCGCCAGGTGATCGAGGCGGCGCAGGCGCGCGCGCATGTGCTGGAGGTCGACACGGCCCATCTCAGGCTCGAACCCTCTGATGCAGACGTGCAGGCCATGCGCATCGATGGCGTGGTTGCCGAACTCGTCGATGAACTGCGCACGCTGCAGGAGGACCCGGACCAGGCCGCGACGGCCAACGAGGCATTGAAGCTGCTGTTCGACCAGCTGCAACAGCAGGGGGCCAGCGCATGA
- the recD gene encoding exodeoxyribonuclease V subunit alpha yields MTVLSFKPVADAASLPETWGTLQQALYRWLGQCGASEATATVAAWTSLAESAGHTALDLRQPVFAELPALSESAMTALEADKRFVSDGNGEPTVLVLDAEQRVTLWRNHTHETVLAEALLARCAAATHAPVGGLEADLDVLFQGRRDATVQAQRQAVAGVLGQRLFVLTGGPGTGKTTTVLRMLLMLQRHRPAPLKVHVAAPTGKAAQRLRQALRDGRQQLQSGDAARGIAPLPADWLPALDCIPDREALTLHRLLGYEPYAERFSRNADNPIAADVVVVDEASMVDLRIMRSLFDAVRPNTVLVLVGDADQLTSVAAGSVLMDIVGALEGKGPLVRLRHSFRAEQAPLQAINEAIREGSLAKLDTALADAGEQASVHEVADAAALVRRVDAWARELSLLPIRPDTGEAGALLALRALAGQQLLCALRRDDFGATAINARLEVQLRKAWKVPADEVWYAGRAVLITRNDYDSGLFNGDVGLCLADEGGQLRVWFETVLADGSPGVRSFAPGTLPAHEGAFAVTIHKSQGSEYARVAVVLPPDIENRILSRQLLYTGVSRAKQKVEIWAAQASLEAAMSTPVRRMGGLASKLDSDVQSSASFNQNGPAVAPDKSLESAQA; encoded by the coding sequence ATGACGGTCCTCAGTTTCAAGCCGGTTGCCGATGCCGCTTCCCTTCCCGAAACCTGGGGAACGCTGCAGCAGGCGCTCTACCGCTGGCTGGGCCAATGCGGGGCAAGTGAAGCAACCGCCACGGTGGCGGCATGGACCAGCCTGGCCGAGAGTGCGGGGCATACGGCGCTGGACCTGCGGCAGCCGGTCTTCGCGGAACTGCCTGCCTTGAGCGAGTCGGCCATGACTGCGCTGGAGGCCGACAAGCGTTTCGTGAGCGACGGCAACGGCGAGCCCACGGTGCTGGTGCTGGATGCCGAACAGCGGGTCACGCTGTGGCGCAACCACACCCACGAAACCGTGCTCGCCGAGGCGTTGCTCGCACGCTGCGCGGCAGCCACTCACGCGCCAGTTGGCGGCCTGGAGGCTGACCTCGATGTCCTCTTCCAGGGGCGTCGAGATGCCACGGTCCAGGCACAGCGGCAAGCAGTCGCGGGTGTCCTCGGCCAGCGCCTGTTCGTGCTGACCGGCGGCCCGGGTACCGGCAAGACCACCACCGTGCTGCGGATGCTGCTGATGCTGCAGCGACATCGCCCGGCGCCGTTGAAAGTGCACGTCGCCGCACCTACCGGCAAGGCTGCGCAGCGGCTGCGCCAAGCACTGCGGGATGGGCGACAGCAATTGCAGTCGGGCGACGCAGCGCGCGGGATTGCGCCGCTCCCCGCAGACTGGCTGCCAGCCCTTGACTGCATCCCGGACCGCGAGGCCCTGACCCTGCACCGCCTGCTCGGCTACGAGCCCTACGCCGAACGCTTCAGCCGCAACGCCGACAATCCCATTGCCGCCGATGTGGTGGTGGTGGACGAGGCCTCCATGGTGGACCTGCGGATAATGCGCAGCCTGTTCGACGCGGTGCGCCCAAATACCGTGCTGGTGCTGGTGGGCGATGCCGATCAGCTGACCTCGGTGGCCGCGGGTTCGGTGCTGATGGACATCGTCGGCGCGCTGGAGGGCAAGGGGCCGCTGGTGCGGCTTCGCCACAGCTTCCGGGCCGAGCAGGCGCCGCTGCAGGCCATCAATGAGGCCATCCGCGAAGGCAGCCTGGCGAAGTTGGACACGGCCCTGGCGGATGCGGGCGAGCAGGCCAGCGTGCATGAGGTCGCCGACGCGGCCGCGCTGGTGCGGCGCGTGGACGCGTGGGCCAGAGAGCTTTCACTGCTGCCGATCCGCCCCGACACGGGCGAGGCCGGCGCCCTGCTGGCACTGCGCGCGCTCGCGGGCCAGCAGCTGTTGTGCGCCCTGCGCCGCGATGACTTCGGCGCCACCGCCATCAATGCGCGTCTCGAGGTCCAGCTTCGCAAGGCCTGGAAGGTGCCAGCTGATGAGGTCTGGTATGCGGGGCGCGCCGTGCTGATCACCCGCAACGACTACGACAGTGGCTTGTTCAATGGCGACGTGGGCTTGTGCCTGGCCGATGAGGGCGGCCAGCTGCGCGTCTGGTTCGAAACAGTGCTGGCCGATGGCAGCCCAGGTGTACGCAGCTTTGCGCCCGGCACGCTGCCGGCCCACGAAGGCGCCTTCGCGGTCACCATCCACAAGAGCCAAGGCTCCGAGTACGCGCGTGTTGCGGTCGTGCTGCCACCGGACATCGAAAACCGCATCCTCAGCCGGCAGTTGCTCTACACCGGCGTGTCGCGGGCCAAGCAGAAGGTTGAGATCTGGGCCGCCCAGGCCTCGCTGGAGGCCGCCATGTCGACGCCGGTGAGGCGGATGGGCGGGCTTGCGTCCAAGCTCGATTCCGACGTGCAGTCATCTGCGTCCTTCAATCAGAACGGGCCTGCGGTCGCGCCCGACAAATCACTGGAAAGTGCCCAAGCATGA
- a CDS encoding UvrD-helicase domain-containing protein, producing the protein MSVIELESPTIAGSWLDLSLDEAGRSLIEASAGTGKTWTIAVLYLRLLLQHELSPRQIVVATFTEASGQELRERIRLRVRDAARWSDLAARGEAPEGADAALDWLRKRWESVSTPDADSKRLQLALSELDSAPIGTLHSLCQRILREYPFETGSQFEQGELSSGKDLLAECARDLIRCETASDGEEGELPSLGALERELAVLLRPGVSVPLLVADEIRAALPADAADRIEAFASDTSMYPLTASAGVPEKKLHNALVGLANWCRDAGVVISPTWLDYLKKPQNHLNPDAWERLQHSPELEMVFRALDAYQAPGDVAESRLLAKRQAMARRVWDQRLAARNELTFDSLLTRTHDAVTRNPSLARQLQEAWPVALIDEFQDTDALQYGTLDTIYRNDEGSLRGRLVMIGDPKQAIYSFRGGDIDTYRRAAASVTDRLVLDTNYRSDKALVEGFNRLYALAGRGLSSRDAHDIRYSDVKPGQALNRYLVDAKPSRQPLALHYLSECPGDAPTRKQLALKACANQIAQMLASDSHQVESTQLKPGDIAVLLPTHDAVADLRDFMNELGVPSVGAGRSSVFAGGWAQEVQLILHAVQHPHSTAAIHAALATRLGGMDFGGLQALRAEPAAQARVSKQFETLREIWAGAGVLAVVGTVLTAAASRLLACNDGERAMTDVRHLGELLQGAEEEMHGASQLLAWLSDQRLEARSSTEAEESQLRMESDARRVKLMTLHASKGLEFPVVFLPLMWAHGGRDNEIALLPDQGGGRKVGFGEEATRKFQQAAQDERFRVLYVALTRARHACHVYALPPARRKDGSTPKPAAGSERSALDVTITRLMRATNNGQDLATTAVGWSEGWPWTAPPRLAFDESDKCPRKARPMPKRAPVHERLHSFSSLSQGRHPVREEQAAADEDAEVLVEVDTEALPQASQESPSAPASTDPSAADKVLKQLAWIRGAEFGNALHQVFEDRRIGAAMADQHPLIDSALRQHGVRISEIPQTRQGAAPEEPTRAEVVARIAERVQAALDADLGDGIRLGAMPARALRAEMAFHYPVDGVRVASLRRLCAAHQIAFPNNATHRLYGLMHGKIDLVFEHGGRFHVLDYKGNQVGGRESGGTLADYDRPSLDNVMRQHCYELQALFYTVAVERLLRQRVPGYQREQHLGDTIYLFVRAAGLAPGAGVWRHRFSDPLLDAADAILAGRAGVEQEAQALEGMEA; encoded by the coding sequence ATGAGCGTCATCGAGCTCGAAAGTCCCACCATCGCCGGCTCCTGGCTGGACCTGTCTCTGGACGAAGCGGGGCGCAGCCTCATTGAAGCCAGTGCCGGCACGGGCAAGACGTGGACCATCGCCGTGCTGTACTTGCGGCTGTTGCTGCAGCACGAGCTGTCGCCGCGTCAGATCGTCGTCGCCACCTTTACCGAAGCATCAGGCCAGGAACTGCGTGAACGCATTCGTCTGCGGGTGCGCGACGCCGCGCGCTGGAGCGATCTGGCCGCGCGGGGCGAGGCTCCTGAAGGTGCGGATGCCGCATTGGACTGGCTGCGCAAGCGCTGGGAATCGGTCTCCACGCCTGACGCAGACAGCAAGCGCCTGCAACTGGCGCTCTCGGAGCTGGATAGCGCACCGATTGGCACCTTGCACTCGTTGTGCCAGCGCATCCTGCGCGAATATCCCTTTGAAACTGGCAGCCAGTTCGAGCAGGGCGAGCTGAGCAGCGGGAAAGACCTGCTTGCGGAATGTGCGCGTGATCTGATCCGGTGTGAGACCGCGTCCGATGGCGAAGAAGGGGAGCTTCCCAGCCTCGGTGCATTGGAGCGGGAACTCGCCGTGTTGCTTCGCCCAGGGGTCTCGGTGCCGCTGCTCGTTGCAGACGAGATCCGCGCCGCCCTGCCAGCCGATGCGGCTGATCGTATTGAAGCTTTCGCCAGCGATACTTCCATGTACCCGCTGACAGCGAGCGCAGGGGTTCCAGAGAAGAAGCTGCACAACGCTCTGGTTGGGCTTGCGAACTGGTGTCGGGACGCTGGTGTCGTGATTTCACCTACTTGGCTCGACTACCTGAAGAAACCACAGAATCACCTCAACCCGGACGCATGGGAACGCTTGCAGCATAGTCCCGAGCTGGAGATGGTGTTTCGAGCCCTCGATGCCTATCAGGCACCGGGTGATGTTGCCGAGTCGAGGCTTCTCGCGAAACGGCAAGCAATGGCAAGACGCGTTTGGGATCAGCGCCTTGCCGCCCGCAACGAGCTGACGTTCGACTCGTTGCTCACGCGCACGCACGATGCTGTGACCAGAAATCCGTCACTTGCCAGGCAACTCCAGGAGGCCTGGCCCGTCGCACTCATCGACGAGTTCCAGGATACCGATGCATTGCAGTACGGAACCCTGGACACGATCTACAGAAATGATGAAGGTAGTTTGCGCGGTCGCCTGGTCATGATCGGCGACCCCAAGCAGGCCATCTACAGCTTCCGCGGCGGCGACATCGATACCTATCGACGCGCCGCAGCGAGCGTGACCGATCGACTGGTCCTGGACACCAACTACCGTTCTGATAAAGCTTTGGTTGAAGGCTTCAATCGACTCTATGCGCTTGCAGGGCGCGGTTTGAGCAGCCGTGATGCCCATGACATTCGCTACAGCGATGTGAAGCCGGGGCAAGCCCTGAATCGTTACCTGGTCGATGCGAAGCCGAGTCGCCAACCTTTGGCACTTCATTACCTGTCCGAGTGCCCTGGTGACGCGCCCACCCGCAAGCAGCTCGCGCTCAAAGCCTGCGCCAACCAGATTGCGCAGATGCTGGCATCCGATTCGCATCAGGTTGAAAGCACGCAGTTGAAGCCCGGCGACATCGCGGTCCTGCTGCCAACCCACGATGCCGTAGCGGACTTGCGGGATTTCATGAATGAACTGGGCGTGCCCAGTGTCGGCGCTGGACGCAGCAGCGTATTCGCAGGTGGGTGGGCGCAGGAAGTGCAGCTGATCCTGCATGCGGTGCAGCACCCACACTCCACGGCTGCCATCCACGCTGCACTGGCCACGCGGCTGGGGGGCATGGACTTCGGTGGACTACAGGCATTGCGTGCCGAGCCGGCAGCCCAGGCTCGGGTGTCCAAGCAGTTCGAAACCTTGCGGGAGATCTGGGCCGGAGCGGGTGTACTCGCCGTCGTCGGCACGGTGCTCACTGCCGCGGCAAGTCGCCTGCTGGCCTGCAACGACGGCGAAAGGGCAATGACGGACGTCCGCCATCTTGGCGAACTGCTGCAGGGAGCTGAAGAGGAGATGCATGGCGCAAGCCAGCTTCTGGCGTGGCTGAGTGACCAGCGCCTGGAGGCTAGGAGCAGCACCGAGGCCGAGGAATCTCAACTGCGGATGGAGTCCGATGCCCGACGCGTGAAGCTGATGACACTCCATGCCAGCAAGGGCCTGGAATTTCCTGTCGTGTTCCTGCCGCTGATGTGGGCCCATGGCGGAAGGGACAATGAAATAGCGTTGCTCCCTGATCAAGGTGGGGGGCGCAAGGTCGGATTCGGTGAAGAGGCGACGCGGAAATTCCAGCAAGCGGCACAGGACGAGCGTTTCCGCGTCCTGTATGTCGCCCTCACGCGCGCGAGACACGCGTGCCACGTGTACGCCTTGCCGCCTGCTCGCCGAAAAGATGGCAGCACGCCAAAGCCAGCTGCCGGGTCGGAGCGTTCGGCGCTTGACGTCACGATCACACGCCTGATGCGCGCCACGAACAACGGACAGGATCTGGCGACCACCGCCGTAGGCTGGTCCGAAGGCTGGCCATGGACTGCCCCACCCAGGCTTGCGTTCGACGAGTCGGACAAGTGTCCGCGTAAGGCCCGGCCGATGCCGAAGCGCGCCCCCGTCCATGAGCGTCTGCACAGCTTTTCCAGTCTCAGCCAGGGTCGGCATCCGGTTCGCGAGGAGCAGGCGGCCGCGGACGAGGATGCCGAGGTGCTGGTTGAGGTTGATACAGAGGCACTGCCGCAAGCCAGTCAGGAATCGCCTTCGGCACCGGCAAGCACCGACCCATCCGCAGCGGACAAGGTCCTGAAACAACTCGCCTGGATCCGCGGCGCCGAGTTCGGCAATGCGCTCCACCAGGTTTTCGAGGACCGCCGCATCGGTGCCGCTATGGCCGACCAACACCCGTTGATCGACAGTGCGCTGCGCCAGCACGGTGTCCGCATCAGCGAGATCCCGCAGACGCGGCAAGGCGCAGCACCGGAGGAGCCGACACGCGCCGAAGTGGTGGCGCGCATCGCCGAACGCGTGCAGGCGGCACTCGATGCTGACCTCGGCGACGGCATCCGCCTGGGCGCAATGCCGGCGCGTGCGCTGCGCGCGGAGATGGCGTTCCACTATCCCGTCGACGGCGTCCGTGTGGCGTCGCTGCGTCGGCTCTGCGCTGCCCACCAGATCGCGTTCCCCAACAACGCCACGCATCGGCTGTACGGCCTGATGCACGGCAAGATCGATCTGGTGTTCGAACACGGAGGACGTTTCCACGTGCTCGACTACAAGGGCAACCAGGTGGGTGGCCGCGAAAGTGGGGGCACGCTGGCCGATTACGATCGCCCGTCGCTCGACAACGTCATGCGTCAGCACTGCTACGAGCTGCAGGCCCTGTTCTATACGGTGGCCGTCGAACGCCTTTTGCGCCAGCGTGTTCCCGGCTACCAGCGCGAACAGCATTTGGGTGACACGATCTACCTGTTCGTGCGCGCCGCCGGTCTCGCCCCCGGCGCAGGCGTTTGGCGCCACCGCTTCAGCGATCCGCTGCTCGATGCCGCCGATGCCATCCTGGCGGGGCGTGCCGGGGTTGAGCAGGAAGCGCAGGCCCTGGAAGGAATGGAAGCATGA